One part of the Denticeps clupeoides chromosome 16, fDenClu1.1, whole genome shotgun sequence genome encodes these proteins:
- the cttn gene encoding src substrate cortactin isoform X2: MWKATAGQSVSLSVDEGEDWETDPDFVNDVSEKEQRWGAKTVEGSGHQEHINIHHLREKVSTEHSDLKMKELDDMPKASHGYGGKFGIQQDRMDKSAVGHDYQSKLSKHCSQTDTSKGFGGKFGVQADRVDQSAVGFEYAGKTEKHASQKDYAKGFGGKFGVETDKVDKSAVGFEYQGKTEKHESQKDYVKGFGGKFGVQSDRQDKSAVGWDHQEKLQLHESQKDYSKGFGGKYGVQKDRMDKCAGTFEEVEKPSPVYQKTKPVEAAGASTGSIKARFENIAKQKEEEDRKRADEERTRRQTKEKQEQDEARRKIEEKAKAKPPSPVPSPTATAQPLYENFVQDEEPARERAENGSHHNEAESPSSAKGPSYEEPTQDELYQNPDDGYQAGGDSQGYDYGEDLGVTAVALYDYQAAGDDEISFDPDDIITNIEMIDEGWWRGVCRGAYGLFPANYVEVRQ, encoded by the exons ATGTGGAAGGCGACCGCTGGCCAGTCGGTCTCTCTCAGCGTTGATGAAGGGGAGGACTGGGAGACGGACCCGGACTTCGTG AACGACGTGTCGGAGAAGGAGCAGCGATGGGGTGCCAAGACGGTGGAAGGATCGGGGCACCAGGAACACATCAA CATTCATCATCTGAGGGAGAAGGTGTCCACGGAGCACAGCGACCTGAAGATGAAGGAGCTGGACGACATGCCCAAAGCCTCACATGGATACGGTGGAAAGTTTGGCATCCAGCAGGACCGCATGGACAAG TCTGCTGTAGGGCATGACTACCAGAGTAAGCTGTCTAAGCACTGCTCCCAGACAGACACCTCTAAAGGCTTCGGTGGGAAGTTTGGTGTGCAGGCTGACCGCGTCGATCAG TCAGCCGTGGGCTTTGAGTACGCAGGAAAGACTGAGAAGCACGCCTCACAGAAAG ATTATGCCAAAGGTTTCGGTGGCAAGTTTGGCGTTGAGACCGACAAGGTGGACAAGAGTGCTGTGGGCTTTGAGTATCAAGGCAAGACTGAGAAACACGAGTCCCAGAAAG ACTATGTCAAGGGATTTGGGGGGAAGTTTGGAGTGCAGAGCGACCGACAAGACAAGTCAGCTGTGGGCTGGGACCATCAGGAGAAGCTGCAGCTTCACGAGTCTCAGAAAG ATTATTCCAAGGGATTTGGAGGAAAGTATGGTGTCCAGAAGGATCGGATGGATAAG TGCGCTGGGACCTTTGAGGAGGTGGAGAAGCCAAGTCCTGTGTATCAGAAAACTAAACCTGTTGAAGCAG CTGGTGCCAGCACGGGCAGCATAAAGGCTCGCTTTGAGAACATTGCCAagcagaaagaggaggaggaccgTAAGAGGGCTGATGAGGAGCGGACCAGACGGCAGACCAAGGAGAAGCAGGAGCAGGATGAGGCTCGTAGAAAGATTGAG GAGAAAGCCAAAGCCAAGCCGCCGTCTCCAGTCCCGAGCCCCACTGCCACCGCTCAGCCTTTGTATGAG AACTTCGTCCAGGATGAGGAGCCAGCCCGTGAACGCGCAGAGAACGGCTCTCACCACAACGAAGCCGAGTCTCCTTCCTCCGCCAAGGGACCGAGCTACGAAGAACCCACGCAGGACGAACTCTACCAGAACCCAGACGATGGCTACCAGGCTGGtggag ACTCCCAGGGGTATGACTATGGAGAAGACCTGGGCGTGACCGCTGTGGCCCTGTATGACTATCAGGCTG CTGGCGACGACGAGATCTCCTTTGACCCAGATGACATCATCACCAACATCGAGATGATCGATGAGGGCTGGTGGAGGGGCGTGTGCCGAGGGGCATATGGACTCTTTCCCGCCAATTACGTGGAGGTCCGACAGTAA
- the cttn gene encoding src substrate cortactin isoform X1, giving the protein MWKATAGQSVSLSVDEGEDWETDPDFVNDVSEKEQRWGAKTVEGSGHQEHINIHHLREKVSTEHSDLKMKELDDMPKASHGYGGKFGIQQDRMDKSAVGHDYQSKLSKHCSQTDTSKGFGGKFGVQADRVDQSAVGFEYAGKTEKHASQKDYSTGFGGRYGVQADRVDQSALGFDYQGKTDKHESQKDYAKGFGGKFGVETDKVDKSAVGFEYQGKTEKHESQKDYVKGFGGKFGVQSDRQDKSAVGWDHQEKLQLHESQKDYSKGFGGKYGVQKDRMDKCAGTFEEVEKPSPVYQKTKPVEAAGASTGSIKARFENIAKQKEEEDRKRADEERTRRQTKEKQEQDEARRKIEEKAKAKPPSPVPSPTATAQPLYENFVQDEEPARERAENGSHHNEAESPSSAKGPSYEEPTQDELYQNPDDGYQAGGDSQGYDYGEDLGVTAVALYDYQAAGDDEISFDPDDIITNIEMIDEGWWRGVCRGAYGLFPANYVEVRQ; this is encoded by the exons ATGTGGAAGGCGACCGCTGGCCAGTCGGTCTCTCTCAGCGTTGATGAAGGGGAGGACTGGGAGACGGACCCGGACTTCGTG AACGACGTGTCGGAGAAGGAGCAGCGATGGGGTGCCAAGACGGTGGAAGGATCGGGGCACCAGGAACACATCAA CATTCATCATCTGAGGGAGAAGGTGTCCACGGAGCACAGCGACCTGAAGATGAAGGAGCTGGACGACATGCCCAAAGCCTCACATGGATACGGTGGAAAGTTTGGCATCCAGCAGGACCGCATGGACAAG TCTGCTGTAGGGCATGACTACCAGAGTAAGCTGTCTAAGCACTGCTCCCAGACAGACACCTCTAAAGGCTTCGGTGGGAAGTTTGGTGTGCAGGCTGACCGCGTCGATCAG TCAGCCGTGGGCTTTGAGTACGCAGGAAAGACTGAGAAGCACGCCTCACAGAAAG ACTACTCCACGGGGTTTGGGGGGCGCTATGGGGTGCAGGCTGATCGAGTGGACCAGAGTGCCCTTGGCTTTGATTACCAGGGCAAAACCGACAAACATGAATCCCAGAAAG ATTATGCCAAAGGTTTCGGTGGCAAGTTTGGCGTTGAGACCGACAAGGTGGACAAGAGTGCTGTGGGCTTTGAGTATCAAGGCAAGACTGAGAAACACGAGTCCCAGAAAG ACTATGTCAAGGGATTTGGGGGGAAGTTTGGAGTGCAGAGCGACCGACAAGACAAGTCAGCTGTGGGCTGGGACCATCAGGAGAAGCTGCAGCTTCACGAGTCTCAGAAAG ATTATTCCAAGGGATTTGGAGGAAAGTATGGTGTCCAGAAGGATCGGATGGATAAG TGCGCTGGGACCTTTGAGGAGGTGGAGAAGCCAAGTCCTGTGTATCAGAAAACTAAACCTGTTGAAGCAG CTGGTGCCAGCACGGGCAGCATAAAGGCTCGCTTTGAGAACATTGCCAagcagaaagaggaggaggaccgTAAGAGGGCTGATGAGGAGCGGACCAGACGGCAGACCAAGGAGAAGCAGGAGCAGGATGAGGCTCGTAGAAAGATTGAG GAGAAAGCCAAAGCCAAGCCGCCGTCTCCAGTCCCGAGCCCCACTGCCACCGCTCAGCCTTTGTATGAG AACTTCGTCCAGGATGAGGAGCCAGCCCGTGAACGCGCAGAGAACGGCTCTCACCACAACGAAGCCGAGTCTCCTTCCTCCGCCAAGGGACCGAGCTACGAAGAACCCACGCAGGACGAACTCTACCAGAACCCAGACGATGGCTACCAGGCTGGtggag ACTCCCAGGGGTATGACTATGGAGAAGACCTGGGCGTGACCGCTGTGGCCCTGTATGACTATCAGGCTG CTGGCGACGACGAGATCTCCTTTGACCCAGATGACATCATCACCAACATCGAGATGATCGATGAGGGCTGGTGGAGGGGCGTGTGCCGAGGGGCATATGGACTCTTTCCCGCCAATTACGTGGAGGTCCGACAGTAA